GGTTAAGTGCTTCCGAGACAACATGTCGGCCTATGCTTCCTGTTGCTCCTATGACTAAAACTGTCTCACTCATAATGTTCTCTGAGGCGGCCTGGGTTTGGGATGTACCCTCAATCCATCTAACCCGTGTTTCAATTGCCCTGGGTGTGGCTGTTTACCCTGGTATTAGCAACACTTCTTGAGGAGCCTTTTTGTGCCTTTATCCGAGTATCTTTAAAAGCATGAGTATTAAGTGGGCGCGCCTTGTACCTGGGATTACCGCGATGCGGGGCTATCAACGATCCTGGTTGAAGGGTGATGTCATCGCGGGTATAACCGTGGCCGCGTACTTGGTTCCACAAGTCATGGCTTATGCCGTCATTGCGGGGCTGCCAGCTGTCGTTGGTCTGTGGGGAGTTCTGGCTCCCATGGCGCTGTACTTTTTCTTAGGCACGTCTCGAAATCTCTCGGTTGGTCCTGAATCAACCACCGCTCTGATGACGGCTGCAGGTGTGGGAGCTTTAGTCGGGGCAGCTGGCGGGCCTGAACGATACGCAGAAGTAGCAGCACTATTGGCTATTGCAGTGGGCATTGTATGCGCTGTTGGTTTTATCGGCCGATTGGGCTTTCTTACCAGGCTATTATCTCGACCGGTGCTCGTTGGATATTTGATCGGTATTGCAGTCTTGATGATCGTCAGTCAGCTGTCCAAAGTCACCCAGGTGAATGTGGAGAGCGGTCAAACGTGGCAGGAAATAATATCGTTCGTAAAGGTAGCTGGCCAGGCGCATATTCCCACAGTGATTCTGGCGGTTGGGGTGTTGAGTTTGTTGTATCTGGCAAATTGGTTGACGCCTAAATTTCCCAGCACGCTCATGGTTCTTCTGCTTTCGGCTGCCGCGGTGGGGTTTTTTCATCTGGATAGGTTTGGTCTTGAGGTCATTGGTGAGGTGCCCCGTGGCCTTCCTCAACCAAGTATTCCCTCGATTGGCGATCTAGAGATCTGGTCGTTGTTGCCCTATGCCGTCGGTATTGCCATCGTTGGGTTTTCAGACAATGTGTTGACTGCTCGCGCATTCGCGTCTGGAAAAGATGAGGTGATTGATTCCAACCAGGAGCTGCTCGCACTGGGAACCGCGAACCTGGCCAATGGGTTCTTCCAGGGATTTCCTGTGTCATCGAGTGGCTCCCGAACTGTTCTTGGAGACACGGCAGGTGCTCGCACTCAGGTGCATTCACTTGTTGTGGTGGCGCTGGTGATCATGGTGCTGTTGTTTGCTGGTCCTGTGCTCGAGTCTTTCCCAGACGCGGCACTTGGCGCCTTAGTTATTTATGCAGCAACGCAGCTGATTGATGTTGCAGAAATTAAAAGGATTGCACGTTTCCGCAAGAGCGAGTTGATCATTACAGCGGCTACTGCTGCATCCGTTGTGGCTTTTGGCGTGCTCGCAGGCATCGGCGTCGCGGTTGCGTTGTCCATCTTGGACCTCATCAGGCGAATCACTCGCCCTTACGCCGACGTCCTAGGATATACACCCGGCATGGCTGGAATGCACAGCTTGGAGGACTATCCTGAATCCACAGCGGTCGAAGGACTCGTGGTGTTTCGATACGATTCGCCCCTGTTTTTCGCCAACGCTGACGATTTTTCCAAGCGTGCCATCGAAGCCGTTGATGAAGCAACTCAACCCGTGCATTGGTTTTTACTGAATGCTGAAGCGAATACGGAAGTTGATCTCACGGCCGTCGATGCCATGGAAGCACTTCGCAAAACCCTGGAGGAACGGGGTATCCGATTTGCGATGGCCCGGGTGAAGCAAGATCTACGCCGAAGCCTCGAGCCTGCAGGTTTCATTGAATCCGTGGGGGAGGAGTACATTTTCGCCACACTCCCCACTGCAGTCAAGGGGTATTCCGTGGAGTTTCGCGATCGTTTTGGAAACTATCCAGAAGGCGTTCCGAAAGAAATTTTGGAACTTTAAGCTGCCTGGTTGGCGGACTTAGTCATGAATCAACTTGTTGGATTTCATCTCTTTAATGAGGATTACAACGTCAATGATCATCTGCGAAATACGGCCTTCAGCCATGTTTAGTTTCCCTTCGAAATGAATCAATAGATTTTCACAGTATTCTGAACTCGAGGTTCAAATAACTCCATCCCAGCCACCGGAATCTAAAATCTCAAGCATCTTGATCTTCGAGAGATTCAAGTTCTGCAGTAGCCAACCAGCGGGAGAACTCTTCAATCAGATAACAGAGTCTCGCAAGCTCTGCACACGTTTTATTGATTGTGCAGCAATAAATCGAGGTTCAAAATCTAGGACTGCATTAGCGCGCGCTGAGCTTTAGTTTATAGCTAACATGAGGTGCATGAACAAAACGGTGGATCAGCAAATCGCACTGTTTGGGCAATCGGGAAGCGGAAAAACTGCATTATTGTGCTCTTTTTATGGTACCTCACGGGAATCCTCGCAAGAGGACGTGAAAGTATTCGAGATCTCCGCCGAAGATGATCGACACACAGAATTGATGAGACTGTATCTGGGAATGAGAGATGATTCGCTTTTCCCACCTACGAATCGATTTGAGTCAAAAAATACAGTCTTTTCTCTGAAACAAAAGGTGTTCCGATTAAAGAAGCACGGAAGGCAGATCAGGTCCGGGTGACCTGGAATGATTAACCTGGCGAGTGGTTCGAGGGAGGGGCCACGACGGAATCAGAAAAACAGGACAAGATCAATACTTTTAGAAACCTGTTGGGTTCAGACGTAGCACTCTTTTGGTTGATGGGCAAAGGCTTCATG
The window above is part of the Corynebacterium deserti GIMN1.010 genome. Proteins encoded here:
- a CDS encoding SulP family inorganic anion transporter, with protein sequence MSIKWARLVPGITAMRGYQRSWLKGDVIAGITVAAYLVPQVMAYAVIAGLPAVVGLWGVLAPMALYFFLGTSRNLSVGPESTTALMTAAGVGALVGAAGGPERYAEVAALLAIAVGIVCAVGFIGRLGFLTRLLSRPVLVGYLIGIAVLMIVSQLSKVTQVNVESGQTWQEIISFVKVAGQAHIPTVILAVGVLSLLYLANWLTPKFPSTLMVLLLSAAAVGFFHLDRFGLEVIGEVPRGLPQPSIPSIGDLEIWSLLPYAVGIAIVGFSDNVLTARAFASGKDEVIDSNQELLALGTANLANGFFQGFPVSSSGSRTVLGDTAGARTQVHSLVVVALVIMVLLFAGPVLESFPDAALGALVIYAATQLIDVAEIKRIARFRKSELIITAATAASVVAFGVLAGIGVAVALSILDLIRRITRPYADVLGYTPGMAGMHSLEDYPESTAVEGLVVFRYDSPLFFANADDFSKRAIEAVDEATQPVHWFLLNAEANTEVDLTAVDAMEALRKTLEERGIRFAMARVKQDLRRSLEPAGFIESVGEEYIFATLPTAVKGYSVEFRDRFGNYPEGVPKEILEL